The Bryobacteraceae bacterium genome includes a window with the following:
- a CDS encoding alpha/beta hydrolase: protein MGWFGSWYARWMEQWEERMCFAATNRVVRPFEWGLDWTRQWPVARRLGTDDGLPPLDRMLRLSRLAIEHSEEFFGYEPVRDYHLSGGLLRFTSAVRTPYEENNVVHGQWFPGKNPRKAVLVLPHWNAPHDAHNALARAFQKFGVSALRLSLPYHDYRMPAELQRADYAVSSNIGRTIDATRQAVIDIRSAADWLEQQGAERIAVVGTSLGSCYAFLASAHDRRLVVNAFNHCSTYFADVVWTGLSTLHVKQGLEGHVDLETLRELWLCISPTAYFAKFREKPKKSLFLYAKYDTTFLPELSRQTIELCRKFELDFREVVLPCGHYTLGETPFKFIDGYQLVNFVLRNL from the coding sequence ATGGGCTGGTTCGGGTCATGGTACGCCCGCTGGATGGAACAGTGGGAGGAACGGATGTGCTTTGCGGCCACCAACCGCGTCGTGCGTCCGTTCGAGTGGGGCCTTGATTGGACCCGCCAGTGGCCCGTGGCGCGGCGGCTCGGCACCGACGACGGACTGCCGCCGCTGGACCGGATGCTGCGCCTCAGCCGCCTCGCCATCGAGCACAGCGAGGAGTTCTTCGGCTACGAGCCCGTCCGCGACTACCACCTCTCCGGCGGTCTGCTGCGCTTCACTTCAGCCGTCAGGACCCCCTACGAGGAGAACAACGTCGTCCACGGCCAGTGGTTTCCGGGGAAGAACCCGCGCAAGGCGGTCCTGGTGCTGCCCCACTGGAACGCGCCCCACGACGCCCACAACGCCCTCGCCCGGGCGTTCCAGAAATTCGGCGTCAGCGCCCTGCGCCTCAGCCTGCCCTACCACGACTACCGCATGCCGGCCGAACTCCAGCGCGCCGACTATGCGGTCAGCTCGAACATCGGCCGCACGATCGACGCCACCCGCCAGGCGGTGATCGACATCCGCTCGGCCGCCGACTGGCTCGAGCAGCAGGGCGCGGAGCGGATCGCCGTCGTCGGCACGAGCCTCGGCTCCTGCTATGCATTCCTGGCCAGCGCGCACGACAGGCGGCTCGTGGTGAATGCCTTCAACCATTGCTCCACCTACTTCGCCGATGTCGTCTGGACCGGACTGTCCACCCTCCACGTGAAACAGGGCCTGGAGGGCCACGTCGATCTGGAGACTCTCCGCGAGCTGTGGCTCTGCATCAGCCCCACCGCCTACTTCGCGAAATTCAGGGAAAAACCCAAAAAATCCCTCTTCCTTTACGCGAAATACGACACTACCTTCCTGCCCGAGCTCTCCCGCCAGACCATCGAACTCTGCCGCAAGTTCGAACTCGACTTCCGCGAAGTCGTCCTCCCCTGCGGCCACTACACGCTCGGCGAAACGCCGTTCAAATTCATCGACGGCTACCAGCTCGTCAACTTCGTCCTGCGCAACCTCTGA